The Dreissena polymorpha isolate Duluth1 chromosome 8, UMN_Dpol_1.0, whole genome shotgun sequence genome includes the window TTGTTACTTCATGCCGGCTACGTGATATCAGAGCTCCAAAAGTGGGTACAGCTTCAACTACTATATaacttataataattttcatattGTCAAATCAAATGGAAAAGTCCCTAAGTTTACTTAAGTTAAGCTATATATCTTACCATGATCCTCCTTTTTAGAAGGTAGTGACTGGAGTCTCCTCGCTTTGTCGGCGCCCCGCGGTCGCGCTTCGTGTCTCGGGGGCACTCCCGGAAGTACTGGTGGACGACCGTCGCCTCCAACGCCGCGCCTGTCTACCGGGCGACCCCGAATCACGCGCTCATTGTCGATCGATCTGTAATACATGCAATATTAGGTCAACTAATGCTATAACTGAAGGACTTTAAGACCAGTCTTTGAAGGCACTTCAGTGACAAACAATGTTTCCTGACATGAAGTTACATTCGTGTGAGATATGTGACCACTTTCAATGTCTTAGATGCCACAATGCAATAAGATAGAAACAGGAAACACTGCTTTACATAATCACACATCATAACTTTTATCACAGGTCATAACAACAATACAACATTGATTTAATAAGCAGCGCTAGCTTGTTCCGTTgcattgaagtagtttttattgTAACCTAAAAGTACCACATCATCTATacattgaaacattaaaaaaatgttaatttaaaatgttcaattgCTATTAAGCTGCTTGAATTGCAACTTAAAAGTATACTGCACCATAGCAGCTTCACCACTTTTCAAGAGCTGCATGTACTAGACGTCATAGTTTAAAAAGTAAAATTCCGTTAAAGTAAAATGAATTATCCTACAAGTATATGTACATTATGATACCCAATTAAACCAAAGTAAAATGCACCACGTAAGAGTTGAATGCTaaaattaaacattgacaataaaATAGCTCATGAAAGTGTCATGGAGTATGACTTTAATGAACCGTAAATACCACAAACAGAGCCATGAAGCATGCCTTTAATGAACCGTAAATATCACACACAGAGCCATGCAGAAAGACTTTAAACAACCGTAAATATCACATATAGTGCCATGAAGTATGGCTTTAATGAACCGTAAATACCACAAACAGTGCATCGAAGCATAACTTAAAGTACCGTAAATACCACATAAAATGCCATGCAGCATGACATTAATGAACCGTAAATATCACATAAAATGCAATGAAGAATGCCTTTAGAGACCGTAAATACCACACACGGAGCCATGAAGCATGACTTAAAGTATCGTAAATACCACATAAAGTATCATGAAGCATGATTTTAAAGAACCGTGAATACCACTTACAGTGCAATGAAGCATGACTTTAAAGCACCATACAATATCTCACGAAAATACCATTAAATAAGGCTTTATACTACCATATAATATTCCTTAAATGCAACATGCATCCTAGCCTTAAGTACCATACACTATCACATTAAATTATCATGCCTCATGGCCTTAAATAACCATACACTAAATTATAAAAGTACCCTGCAACATAGTTTTAAGTACCATACCATATCCAATAAAAGAACCAGGCATTTTGACTTTAATGTACCACATATATATGTAATGAAAGTACCATGAGTCATAGATTAAAAGAATCATAGAATACGTCATAAAAATACTAAtttgaaaaagtccctttaatgaTACGTACATATGACTGAACTAATGtcatttgtataatatatatgtaaGGATATACATCATAGTGTCACTTACATTATTTGTGGCAAAGTAAATTCCCGCGTTACGTTGTGTGGACCATGAAACACGAATGTACTCATTTTGTAAAAGTTCTccttatgtatacattttaaccAGCTATAAGACTCGTGGTATCATTCTTCAACCCGCTTATGACAATTACTTTAATGCGGTATAAAAACAGCTCTTACAGATACACTTTTAACTGTGATTAGAAAATGACACATTTTGAATACAATAACATCGTCCGaaagtttatatttgtatatttcctTCCGAATGGTCGATCCTATCGCGTTTTAAAATATCCagtataaatacattaaatattaaacTGCACAATTAAAAAACTGTTTAGCCTAAATAGGTAAcacaatattttcataaaatatttcaaatttgcattgGCAAAATATTGAGAGTGCCAAACGTATTTATAAACTGTAGCTTCAATATCATTTTATTTGGCATACATTGGACAAACTTGATCTTTTAACGCGTAATGGGAATAAAAATACACGCTTTAAAAAGATAGCATCACAATAAACTGACTTTGTTAAATAGAGGACACTGTAATCAGTTGTTGATCAAACCCGGTGTTCAATTACCTGTttaattaacaacaataattACTTAAAGTATTCTAACATGTTTACAGGTTTGGAACTACAATGGGTCAAGGAATAAAGCACGTTCGTCTTTCGTTCACAAAGGTTATTGGCAATTGCTGGACAATCTCGGAACTTTTCAATTTTAAGTCTGAAACGGTAAATCGGATCTATTTTTATTGGAAACAAATAAAGATGAATTCCATATAGCATAACCAAATTGTGAACATTCACAGCCATGAAGGATTTTGAATTCAAACTATTCACGTCACGTAACGTATGCAGTACTGTATTTGCGCGCAAAATTTTAGCATGACTACTATTGTAACCCTACTCCATCAATAATACAgtatcggacagtttaaaccATCCCGGGCGGTTTATGCGCACGCacggtccaaaactttcctaaaccgtcccggactgtttgtaaactgtccgggacggtctagaatagttttggaccagttcgtacaccatagacTAGTGACAAAGCGCTGAAATTATTCCACGTGAAATAAGTTAAGTTAAAATGGCGAAAAAGcggaattaatagacataacatCGTTTTCTGATCTTTCGGTTTGAGTAAAGTGTTATGTTCTCATTTTTTGTATTCTTCATTTTTAAACCTCACTACATAGTATATGTGATGCACTAAAAAGAAATCATCTGAAGTTCTACACACACTAATGAAAGgatttatatatataacagacaAATATGTCCAAGTTTGTAAGAATTTAACTCTCGTTTACCATGGAAACGGTTGGAtcgtatttttttaaagttaagttAAAGCAGGATATTTGAGGAAATACAACTTTTTACGCGTATCATTGTTCAAAAGTATGTTTGTTGTTTATACGGGCTTTAAGAATAAATGTGTACAGGGTTGCGATGCCCTAAGTGAAAAATACACGTCCGGTACCCGACATTGATGATAAAATAGGTACCCTACATGGatgataaaataacaatattcatATTACTATCAATGAACAACGCCAAATGTTTTAGACGGCATAACGCCGTTTACACTACCAATAAGTACTTACAGCCAAAAGACATtccaaaataaatcaaaatagtCTCCAGATCAAaccatactagtacatgtatatggAAATCAACTTATCACAACGGTAATACTTCAATACATATCCAGCTTCTTCAAAATATGTTCCTATAGTAGGTAggtatcacgtgatagtcaagatggcgacatccataCCGAGACATGTATTATTCGCCGTTTTATAACCTTCATTacttttaataaatttttaaatgacgcttaCTTTCCAGAAATATCAGTAAGacagtgattagcgtttatttcgtattaaaattcgctttatatctcgactgtactcgctgcgaattttcttagtggagctgttATTTGGTCATCCgtctaagaaattttgcagcgagtcaagttatagagcgaatattaatacgtaATAAACGCTACACACTTTCTTTCTGATATGGcaggaaagtgagcggcattaaatgaaaacaagtaataaagtgtataaaacggcgaaaaatacctctCTCGGAATGGATGTCGCCATCTGGTTTATTacgtgattatcccctctgaTATCATGATCAACACTTGTTATATCAAACGAAATGCGTAAATTTACGGGATAAAATTTGAAAGTCCACTATAAAGGTTCCTAAATAAATCATGACATGTCTTTACGTTCTACTCTGTGTGAATAATCCTGTTCATTCGACGACAAATTGAAAACTGAGACGATTGTTGTTTGTTGTAGCATGCAAATGCAAGCTATTACTGGTTATTAAACGCCTTTATTACTTCACAAAAgtttttatattcaatttactaaacggggaatacatttaaataccattaaagcgtaaCATGAATCTCAATGAGCTAACCATCAACATTAATTCAGATTGTGATAACTTGTGAATGAGGTGTGATAATAGAGGCATTAATATATAAATCTACTAAATTCACTAAATATTCACTAAATAGGCCCACACGGATTATTTGAAGGACCAGCATCTATTTAGTAACGGTTTTATATTATGAAAACACGTGAAAAGGTCTGTAACTAATTACACATCTCTAATGTTTGTAGCCGGTGTGTGCATTTTGGGAGTTTTTTTGTCTATTACATCTTCTCATTCAAACACTAGTTGCACTTTACTATTTCTGCTAGGTAAAAACGTGTGTTTATCCCACCCAAAATACGATactaatattgataaatgtaagtgTTCAAATTTTGTATACGTCTAGAATAAAATGTCTTACTGCTGTTTGTTTGAATATTATCGGTTAGTTCACTATATGGCACACCACGCTTTCCAGAGGGAATCAATGCAGACAagattaaagaagaaaaaaatgaacattCTCACTAAAAAGGTGTCGACACATTATTTGGCGATATAACGATTCTGATCAGTGTAAGTGTTGAATGAAGCAATACGAATACACTAGCTTCAATAATGCATGGTGAATGTCACACATTCAGACGCATTGAAGGGAGCATTGATACGGATATATAATGCGTTTTATATACATTGAAGCAAACTATGCGAAAGAAATGCCgcaataaagaaattattttacataaacGCAAAATGCGGCTCTTGCAGCTTTTAAGCTGTGGCATATTGATATGCTGTTGATTTGAATTTAGAAGACGATTAGAGTAAAGAAGGTACAAAATAAAACACTCCTCACACCTTCATGCCGatatataaacaacatatttgTAAAAACCATGGTCAAAACTATGGTAAAGCTTGAATCTCGTGAAATCTCGCGAAATCTCGTGACTTACCAGTAACCTTTCAGGCTATCAAGCACTTACAATCAATTTATCAAAGGTGCTCATAcgattatgtttatatgtatatattactgCGCCAATTAGAGCAAAACAAAACTGCCGGCCTACTAACAGAAACTTTTACGGAAAATACGCTGTCAGTTTACTTACTTAATGTGATATGTATATCCCGTATAACGCGTACGTCTGTCCTCAACGTTAGCGATATCAATAAAAGCGTCGGATCGCGGTTTGGCCATCGCCATACTATCACAGAATCGTTCACTTGCGCGAGTAAACGAGTGTGTTTGGAACAGATTCACATCCTTAAATCCGTGATTCAACTCACTGCAATTTAAGACCCGCTTAATATCCGTCGCCTTCCAATACGCTATAGCTGGAACCTGTTTGGACTTCGCCATTTTTCCGTCACTTGGCTTCTGACAACGACCTTCGGGAAATGTTGAAAAACCTTTCCCACTCTTTCCACTGCCAGGGTACTTTCTGTCTTCAATCACTCTCGCACGATCTGTATTTACAGTATCTTTGGAATCTTAATCAGCACGGACTAACCCCACTTTATCCTGAGATGGCCCCGTTTTTTCAGCGGCCCTCCGCTGTGACCACCCCGTGATCTCCTCTGTCGCTTCTTCGCGACGTAGACTCGCTGTTAGGAAACTCGTTAGATATTTGATTATCGGCTATTGACTTATCTTCGTGTTCAATACATAAGCCGATTTCAATTTCTTTCCGAAAATTAATCgcttttttgtttacttttgcaTCTCCTTTGTTATCTTCTCGACGATATCCTAACTTATGCATTGGCGACGTCATTTTTATCCAGTGTCGATACATAATAATTTTTCTGTGTTCAAACATTGGTATTCTTTCAGGCTCGCCGTACAGACCCATGAGGTTAATTGGTGTTTTAATAGTAACTTTTATTAAAATGTCGAATGGATTTGCTCAATTTCTTTTGCTTTATGTTGACCCCATACTTCAGCCGAGTAGTTTAGAAATGGGCTTAATATTACATCAAATACTTATATTTGTTCTTGTGTTTGAAATTCATACGGCATTTCGGATCTTTAAATGTTAacgttacataaataaatacggACAGCAATTCCAAATGTCTAACACATCATTTTAATTCAACATAAACCTATGCGAGGTGAACACAATTACTTCAAAAGATTTTAAGCATATGATACAGTTTCAATAAATATTGAGCCACGACTCCAAAAGAGATTAAAGTACCCAAATACAAGAAAAAATCATCAAGTTGATTATTTGAACATAATTGAAATACTTCTGCAATTCAtcgattaaaatataaattatacttTATTACACCTTGAAATCTTAAtgttaaatacattaatatgGACAGCATTTCAAAACGTCAAACACATCAGTGAAAGTTCTTGAAACCCTATACGCAGTGAACCAAATAACTTCAAAAGAGGTCAAGCATATGTGCCAGTTTCAATCCATATTATgcaataacaatttaataatttgttagACGGAATTCGCTCTTAAACTTTGGATCAAGCGAGcgcaataaattaaaattaaaatgacaataaGTCCATTCCGTGTTCAGTATAATCAGAGATGCAGAGAAATGAAGACAATTAGTGGCTTGTTCTCATTGAGTCGTGGGTTCCCTTTGTGTCGTGGTTATAGAGATCGCGTGAAATCACTTGAAAGAACGTTCGCAGGCGCTGCAGTTCGTTCCGGTAAAAAGTTTGACAGAATCGGCGTTCATTTTACAGAtcgaaaatgcgtcaaaaacaggtAAATAATTCAATTAACCATAACCCGAtgcatttttatacacaaataaacactATTTCTACCCTTATATTGTTTCTCAGTAACACAAAATCCCCTATTTATGAGTATTTCCCATgttacatcgtctgttgacatttttacacAAATGACGGTTTGCGCATGCGCGAAGCACTTGCTGTAAACACACTAAAGTTTAGGTCACACTCAACCAATTGTTCCttaattgaattgttaaaatcaatTGAGAAACAATGGGTTCACTTTGAGAATTCcaatgaaacacatttttgtttttatttttcagaaacaaCCTATCAGACTGATGAAATGCAAGGCATATTCTAGGGAAATGATGATGAGTGCATACAAGGCAGTGAAAGATGACCATTTGCCAGTTGATAGAGCAGCAATCATGTATGGTGTGCCAAAACAAACACTGAGGGACAGAGTGTTGAACAAAGTCAAGATCAGCTCAAGGTGGGGAAAAGATTCATTATTCACCCATGAAGAAGAAGAATTGCTTGTTAGCCATCTGGAAGGGTTGGCCCAGGTTGGGTATGGCATTAATCGCTCTCAGTTGAACATTCTTGCAGGTGATTTGGCTGTGAAACTGGGTAGACGTTTAACTGACTCCAAACTAAGCAACAACTGGTATTATGCCTTCTTGAGACGATGGACACACAGGCTGAAAGTCATTAAACCAAGGGGTCTTTCATCAACAAGAGCAGCCGCTGTCACACAGGAGAATATTGACAGCTACTTCAGGGATTTGGATGCTATTCTTACCAAGTACTCCCTGAAGTGTAAGCCACATCTAATTTATAATCTGGATGAGACTGGCATTCAGCCAGAGCATCGACCATCAAAGGTTATCACAGGAGTTTCGTCAAGCAAAACTCAAGCTGTCACCTCTCCGAATACAGGCACCACAACCATTGTAGCGTGCGTAAATGCGGCCGGAACAGCTCTACCCCCTTACTATGTGTTCAAGGGAAAACGGACAAACGATGACCTATTGAAAAATGCAGCAGTTGGTGCCAACTACGCCATGTCGGATTCTGGATGGGTAAACGGGGAGGTATTGATGAAGTACCTTGAAGAACACTTTCTGAAATTTGTTCAACGAGGATCAGGTGACATTTCCCAACCTATACTGCTCATATATGATGGCCATGCTTCACATGTCTCCATTGACATAGTCAACTGGGCAAGAGAGCACAATGTCATACTGTTTGTGCTACCCCCACACAGTTCTCATGCCCTCCAACCATTGGACATTACATGTTTTGGGCCGTTCAAGTCTATTTTCCACAATGAATGCCATCTATACATGGCTAAGCAGAGGGGAAGAGTCATAACAAAATATGACATAGCTGACTTGTCCGGGAAGGCTTACTTAAAATCCATGACACCAGCAACAATCCAGTCTGGATTCCGGAAAGCTGGCATATCGCCATTTGATCCGACAAAAGTACCAGCAGAAATGATAGTGCCGTCTAAATCATTCCCCAAAATCATTCCAGAATTGCCAATTAGGACCATGAAAGAGCTCCTAGATGAAAAGTTAATGGAAACAGCTCCAAAAGCCAAACTTGAAAAACCAAAAGCTAATAAAAATAAGACACAGGACAAAAAGAAGAAACCAAAAATGGGTGGAAAGGCCATTACAGAAGACTGTACATACTTTCAGCTGCTAGAATACCAACAACAGAGAGAAGAAAATAacacaaaagaaaaaacaaatagaTCAAAACAAAATTTGCACAAATCACCCCAACCAAGCACAAGCAAAGGAAATATCGTGGACTCTGACATTGAAAGCGAAATTGAAGACGAAGATCCAGCTAACAACTGTTGTATATGCAAGAAGTTTTCACCGCCAGGATTGGATCAGTGTGATGAACTTGTGATCGTCAAATGGGCCCAGTGCACAGCGTGTGGTCATTGGTGCCATCTGCGATTTTGTTCACAGATCAGAGTAGTGCGCCGGCTATCTGATTTCTTCTGTCCGCATTGTGCTGAAAGAGAGTGTTAAATCTTTTGACAGTTACTGCATCTGTTAGGttgtttaaatagtatttttattaaattgttatggaTCAGTTAATTTCATTCCATcagtatttaatgtttataattgtttttgttgttgtgtaaATAGTAAGTGACTATCAAGTAATTATTGAGTTTATGCACAGCAATGACTTTTGCATatttgtcaataaaatcaattgtgAAGATATTTTGCAATAACTGTTTATTGACTTTTCTTGCATTAGCTTTATTAACAGAATTTTGCTGTTTTAATTCTTAATTATTGATCAActaatttgtttatcatttaaaattatttattgttatagaaaataaaattgcatatgtatttcaataaaattttatgattattgtttgaaataaattagttataaaacacacacacacacacacacacacacacacacacacacacacacacacacacacacacacacacacacacacacacacacacacacacacacacacacacacacacacacacacacacacacacacacacacacacacacacacacacacacacacacacacacacacacacacacacacacacacacacacacacacacaataaaacactTACTTGGTTTGCATATAACATTCAATAAAGAATGTAACCTGCAGTTTATATTGCATTAGTGTGTTTACAGCATGACATATTTGCTTACATacaacagccaatcagaatccacGACTCAATGAGAACGTATTTCCAAGATGGCCGCTTGACatgatgtaaacaaaacaaatagttaGAAGTTTTTGTATTCGTTTAAATCAGCAAAAAGTATCCAAATTGATTAACAAAGGGTTATACTTGTGAAATTAAATCTTAATTGATTTGAACTCtttagttaataaaatattttaccgatttatACACAATTACCCACGACTTAACAAGGCAATAGCATACATAtttgttgaacatttattttccgaaCTCACTTAGCTTATTTAATTCATACATTTTGTACTATTATCAGTTTAACGAAAAACAATCACTCCATGCCGTAAAATGTGTAGGCTTAACCCAAATgaatagaaaaaacaacaactctaCTTTAAAAATCGGATACCGTCAAAAAACTGGACCATGCGGGCGAAAAAAATCCTCATTTTAAGATAATGAGGTGCGGCATATTTAACGAATATCTGATCAATTAATTTTGGCCTTAGCGGTAGCTATACATACATCTTCCTTTATTTACGACCTTCAAATTTAACGCtgtatatcaaataaatatttcataattaataagTTATAGGAAACACAAAGAAGCCggagtatttttttttctatttatacaACTACATGTAGAGGTGTGAATTTAATGTATAATGAACCAAccttttgtttgtgtgtttgtgtaacccagctagaaaaatccccgaccacgaTGGGGATCGAACACGGGACCTCCCGgatccaaatcaggcagacactctaccgcgtcgctataaaagctagctcacatagcaagg containing:
- the LOC127841854 gene encoding uncharacterized protein LOC127841854, whose amino-acid sequence is MRQKQKQPIRLMKCKAYSREMMMSAYKAVKDDHLPVDRAAIMYGVPKQTLRDRVLNKVKISSRWGKDSLFTHEEEELLVSHLEGLAQVGYGINRSQLNILAGDLAVKLGRRLTDSKLSNNWYYAFLRRWTHRLKVIKPRGLSSTRAAAVTQENIDSYFRDLDAILTKYSLKCKPHLIYNLDETGIQPEHRPSKVITGVSSSKTQAVTSPNTGTTTIVACVNAAGTALPPYYVFKGKRTNDDLLKNAAVGANYAMSDSGWVNGEVLMKYLEEHFLKFVQRGSGDISQPILLIYDGHASHVSIDIVNWAREHNVILFVLPPHSSHALQPLDITCFGPFKSIFHNECHLYMAKQRGRVITKYDIADLSGKAYLKSMTPATIQSGFRKAGISPFDPTKVPAEMIVPSKSFPKIIPELPIRTMKELLDEKLMETAPKAKLEKPKANKNKTQDKKKKPKMGGKAITEDCTYFQLLEYQQQREENNTKEKTNRSKQNLHKSPQPSTSKGNIVDSDIESEIEDEDPANNCCICKKFSPPGLDQCDELVIVKWAQCTACGHWCHLRFCSQIRVVRRLSDFFCPHCAEREC